The window GCCATAAAAAGCAGCGCCCAGATTGTAAGCAAAGCTATAAATGGCCGCCCTTTGGTTGTCATTCATCTTGCCCCAGGTGGGAATCCGTTCTAAAACAGCTCGGGTAGAATGCTCAATGTGATCAATCAAATATTCTTCCGCTTGCTCCCGTGTGATCACATCCCCTTGCTTAACCTTGCTGCCATCGGGATACACCGTTGTCCCATAGCCAATAGTCGGAACCTGCCAACCATGAATCGGGTCAGCATAAGCTTCAGCACGACCATCGGGAAGCGCTTTGGCATAACCCTCAAATTCTTTAATTAACTCCACCCCAGCTCTGGGCAGGTTCCCAGAACCGCAGGATGCAGCCGGTTTTGGCTTAAAGTCTACGGCTTGGCCGTTATGTAAAAGTTCAACCGCGTCTCCATAGAGATACCAGGTATTGCGGCCTTTAATAAAAATCTGCTGCCCTTGGGTATCTTTGCCCAGGGTGATTTTGAGGTGATTATCTTCAACAGCGTAAGCTGCGATCGCAAAATCAGTGCCAGCCTTAAAAAATTCCTTCTCATTATCAGCAAGGCTAGACCCCTGAGCGGGGCTGAGCTTAAACCAAGTATCTAACTTGGCTTGAATTGTATAAGACATGATAATAACGTCCTGTAGGGTAATGCTGAGTAACTTACTGTACGCAAGATTCAGCTTGCCCACCTATCGGTCAGCCAGAATCATTTTGTAAAAACTTGTTTTGACCTACGCCTGATGCCCCATCCATACAGCCTCGTTCGGTTGGAGTCAGTGCATCTGGATCAAGACAGGAGCTATAGCCTTGTTCAGTTGAGTTCAGGACATCTGGGTCAAGACTAGGGTCTAGGGTCTAGGGTCTAGGGTTTGGGGTTTGGGGTTTAGGGTGTACTTGATTAGCCTGCATACCGCTATAGGGTATCTTTGCCTGAATACCAACGGCTAAAAGTAGTACACGTCGGTGTTAGAGCAGTCTAAATAACTCAACTCAACTGCCCGCTAATCAAGCTTTCCTTCATTACTTCTGTCTACTGCTACGCAGAAGCAAGCTACATCCTGCTGTCTTTTGCGACAGAGCGCGTCTAGGGCATCACAAGCTGGGCAATCAGCGGCTCAGATAGAGCCTGGTGTTTGTTGGCTAAGCGTGTTGCCAGAGAGGTGCGAATGAGATCGCGCTGTTGCGGATTTAGCATATAGATTTGACCAGACTGTCGGGTGAACACCGTACTGGCACTCAACCCTGCATAAGTGTCGCTATTGAGTGTTGCGCTACTCAGGTAAGCCCGCGCTGTTGCATCGGGCACTAGCCCTGGCGGGAGATGGCCTTCCAAAAGCGCCACAATACGAGACTGGCAAACGTCAACATTCACCCCGCGCTCTTCTAGCAGGTGCAAGATCCCCTTCAAAGGCAGCGGCTGGTCAGGCATCGTCTGAACTAACTCATTGAGCAAAAAGTAATCGCTGTACTGGTGCTGAGGCACATCCAACACCTGGGGATAGCGACAGAGGTTAACCAGCCCATAAGCAACCCGGCTACAGCTCGGTGGCCGATTGCTCGGGTAGGTGTCTTGAATAATGGTGGCATTAGGAAACTTCTGCCGGAGCCACTTGGCAATAGTGGCAAAGGAAACATTACCCCCCGTACAAATCACCTGATTAATGCCTTGGGAAGATAACCCCGTGGTACTCAACAAAGCATTGAGATGCTGGTTCAACCGTTGGATATAGGGCACCAACACACGACTTTCTAAATCGCGCCTGAGTACCCGCCAAGACTGATCGGCCAGTTCTAGCTGAAACTGGGACTGGTTTTGCAAAATCAGCTTCAGGTAGCGGGCCGCTTCTAATAAGCTTTGTCCCAGTCTGGAAGCCTCTAAATGCTGACGGAAATGAATACGGGTGCTCTCATCCGGTTCTGCTAATTGGGGAAGATCAAGCGCATCTAGCCCTAAGCTCTCCCATCGGGCATCCGTCACATCTGGTAGGGTCGGATGCCAGCTCCAGCCGGGCGTTTGGGATTGACGGCTATCGGGGGCCCGGGGTTGTCGCCGCTCAGGGGGCAACAAGAGCTGGCAGATCAGGTCTAGATCCAGGGCATCGCCCCCATAGGGTAAGTTACGCAGGGTGATGTCTTCCCGGCTCAACGTATCTAGCGGGTAGGGCAACGCGACAATTCCCAACTCTGTGCACGAGGCCCCGGCGCTAATCACGACCGTGCCGCCTTGCCAATTACATTGATACAAAGTTTGAACCTGCCTGTTCTGTTCAGGCGGGGGATCATTCGGGTCTGGCAGCCCTGAGAGAATAGCCGCGATCGCCTCTTCCACAAAAAAGACCTGGCTGGGTTCTTCAATCAGCCGAGCCGCTAGAATCACCTCTCGCATATTGATGCAATAGGTATCCGACCAGCCGCTTGGATGCCCAACAATCACCCCCTGTAGATGATCTAATGCATGGTGAAGTTGGGCTGTTTCTAACCCAGCTGCCCCCAGCTCGACTCGGGTACCGGTGGACTGCCTCACCAGAGAGACCAGCGCTTGCAAACCGGTCAAGATCTGCTGTAAAGGCAAGGTCTGATTATCGGCCCACTCAATTATCGGTTCCCACTCTCCAGAGTCAGTTGAGTAGGGGATCCCAACTTTTAACAAGGGCTTCAGGGTACTTAGCAGCCAAGTGTTAAAGTCTGCAGCACCTTCTGCCAGTGCCGCAGTGCCAACCGCCTGCAGCTGCCACAATGACTGGGCAGATTGGGCCCCTGCTTTCAGCGCAACCACTGCCGGTAACCGAAACGTGGTGTCAGCCCCCGACGCAGATGCTCTTTCTGACCAATACAAGGGATGAGCCGCACCACTCACACGATCCATCAACACAGCTGATAGCCCGCTGGTGCCAACGTCTAATCCCAAAAACCATTCCTCTTCAGACGGCAGTGAAGAGAGAGGTGGCGCTTCACCTGCAGGGATTTCATCGTCAGCGACGGTGGCCAGCACATTAGATGTCTCTAGGGGTGCGCCAGGGGTCGCTCCTGATTCTGCATCGGGGGCTGTTACTGCAGGTGCTGGAGGAGTCTCTTCCCTGGCCGCTACAGCCTCAGGCTCTACTGCATCGTCTAACGATAAATCATCTAACAGTAAAAAGTCTGCTGCCGCAGCTGCTTGCTCAGACTCAGACGGCGACAGCGGCGATGCGGAGGAAGCCTCATCCCCGGCAGCCGTAACGTCAGCATCTTCTAAATCCGCTAAGGAGAACATATCCGCTTCCAGGGCAACGTCCTCCTCTGCCGGTGTAGTTGCCTCGCCAAAAGAGGCTTCTAGGATTTCTTCATCGGCAGCATCAAACAGGTCGTCTAACCCGGGCAGGTCTGTCGATCGTTCTGCCATGGGCGACGGAGACGCTTCTTGGCGAGTCGATGAAGCTTCCTCTTGAAAAGCAGAGCGGAACGCTTCATCGTTCTCGATCTCGATCTCTGGAATTTCTTCCATCGACAAATCGAGATCGGTCTCTGCAGAGGCCTCCGGTTCCTCAAATGTGGGGGGAAACAGTTCCGTCAGTTCAGCCTCAGACAACGGCCCTGCAGCGGTCTCGTCTAGATCGTCAGTGTCTTCGGAGCCGAAATCGAACTCCCCGATCGCCGCTTCCTCAGCGGTCGCCGAGAAGGCATCTGATAACAGCCCATCGGCCCCCAACCCCTCTTCTATCGACATCTCATCAGGCGGGGGGGGCATTGAGTTTAGATCACCCTCGGGCAGCTCCGCTGCAGCGGCATCGAGAATATCTGCCACAGAGTCCTCAGATTCGTGGCTATCAATGGCAGCAGCGTCGAGGATATCTGTTACGGACTCCTCTGGAGAATCTTCGGATTCTGGGATATCTAGATCGGATGGATGCTCAAGATCGGAGAGGTCGATGGGCTCTGCTTCTGAAGGCAAGGCCCAGGCGGTTTCA is drawn from Leptolyngbya sp. SIO1E4 and contains these coding sequences:
- a CDS encoding lysozyme, producing the protein MSYTIQAKLDTWFKLSPAQGSSLADNEKEFFKAGTDFAIAAYAVEDNHLKITLGKDTQGQQIFIKGRNTWYLYGDAVELLHNGQAVDFKPKPAASCGSGNLPRAGVELIKEFEGYAKALPDGRAEAYADPIHGWQVPTIGYGTTVYPDGSKVKQGDVITREQAEEYLIDHIEHSTRAVLERIPTWGKMNDNQRAAIYSFAYNLGAAFYGGSGFQSITKVCDSPELWTDKTWITEQFVKYRNPGTSAEAGLRRRREAEANLFCA